From a region of the Nitrospira sp. genome:
- a CDS encoding heme-binding protein, producing MPKQKNRLVVSVIAMVSLGSLFAPSLATADELQKESVLQFGSANKAVQAALEACKKDGYRVSVSVVDRAGVLRAMGRADGAGPHTVDSSRKKAYTATSVRRPTSELADLIAKVPTLQALRDMNGEILILGGGLPIEIGGDVVGGIGVGGAPGAHLDDACAQEGLDAIGAAPKVPTAK from the coding sequence ATGCCAAAACAAAAGAATCGGTTGGTCGTCTCCGTCATCGCCATGGTGTCACTAGGAAGCTTGTTCGCGCCTTCCTTGGCTACTGCCGACGAGTTGCAGAAAGAATCCGTGTTGCAGTTTGGGTCAGCCAACAAAGCGGTTCAAGCTGCATTGGAAGCTTGCAAGAAAGATGGGTATCGAGTCAGCGTTTCTGTCGTTGATCGTGCCGGCGTCCTTCGTGCGATGGGGCGTGCCGATGGTGCCGGACCGCATACCGTCGATAGCAGCCGAAAGAAGGCGTATACGGCAACGAGTGTGCGACGCCCGACAAGTGAGTTGGCCGATCTCATCGCGAAAGTTCCCACCTTGCAAGCGCTTCGTGACATGAACGGTGAGATTCTGATTCTGGGTGGAGGACTTCCCATCGAAATCGGCGGAGACGTGGTTGGGGGAATTGGTGTCGGTGGAGCGCCAGGCGCCCATCTGGATGATGCCTGCGCCCAGGAGGGCCTTGACGCGATCGGTGCAGCCCCTAAGGTTCCTACAGCCAAGTGA
- a CDS encoding YdbH domain-containing protein translates to MLTQRYQMAVLLGLVALFSSYLLLPLSVSYLLTRGLRQHGYSNVILQLGYPGWDRMRIPVISFQQDLGEERLMVSLTDAEIQYDLTQLLQGRVNHIVLRDAAVHVLNVPSTGPTQTDSRAADRVDDEESPWSLLTAGDLLRSLPILPFDELQLDHLTIFREQATGPLRKVTIEGSLTYRGGELGGHLSFRGRDTASYGLAVVGNSASTWSATLASQRPQAAPIVSWQSQAHPNGSQIQVNGNLQINVQELAPFIALLVPIGPELEKVTGHVAIDWAGNAAAEATLSSLWEDEHTHLDGNMRVNATLPALKGVAKDIAVAYEGTFGGNAKQVEWALSPGVLLTATINTQPRIIPEVVRLILPSGDQPVRIENRKPVQGTLYWTEAPVRMVAQGPLHVTYGRTPGPLVAQFETTRAEGLGNELVLAEGAYDLEGSLPKAVTEFLSAKEAMGGVRGTVKLARTHVQGVLSPTSSVTAKQIGRGTTHISTLTLHLSEPLTVECDLTAIRCNGGPMIATVRAPTMRIGGWNAHVAQGLLRVQELETAGTAWSTHGTLSVNGVSPDSGSWGPSTSDWVVSFTAGQTGIKADLRVNTPVQEGLMTARIEQPLQAAQGLLHGAIGPLTFNGAERRLSRIMMGLPPSIDLIDGTFTVRFDAAWSGGFGDPINGMKLTSATTKVVAEKLSGFYYDHIVKGFSTAMELRAPGLESVATTQPAPIFVTSIQSGVEVTNLAASFQMRWKLAEERPVVDVNDFQCEVFGGTVASLGPVGNVARPPFGTTFSLRNLDLAKILSVEQQKGLHGTGTLNGTLPVTITSGGGVIMKDGVVEAQPPGGVIKYVSPPESSRVLPESDSQLRLVAHALNNFHYSVLRVGMKYGENGMLDLIARLEGRNPDLKTTPPIHFNLTVQEHIPTLLKSLRLVEDIQGTIEKKYKRL, encoded by the coding sequence ATGCTGACTCAACGGTACCAAATGGCTGTGCTTCTCGGGCTGGTGGCGCTCTTTAGCAGCTATTTACTGCTGCCGCTGAGTGTATCCTATCTACTGACGCGAGGCCTTCGCCAGCATGGATACAGCAACGTCATCCTTCAACTCGGTTATCCGGGCTGGGACCGGATGCGCATCCCGGTCATTTCGTTTCAACAGGATTTGGGTGAAGAACGATTGATGGTCTCCCTGACGGATGCGGAGATCCAGTATGATCTGACTCAGTTGCTCCAAGGCCGTGTGAATCATATTGTGCTTCGAGACGCCGCCGTCCATGTGCTGAACGTTCCGTCGACAGGTCCAACTCAGACGGACAGCAGGGCCGCCGATCGTGTCGATGACGAAGAATCACCGTGGAGCTTGTTGACCGCGGGCGATCTCTTGCGGAGCCTGCCGATTCTTCCGTTCGATGAGTTGCAACTCGATCATCTCACCATTTTTCGTGAACAGGCGACAGGACCGCTCCGCAAGGTGACGATAGAAGGGAGTCTCACCTATCGAGGCGGAGAGTTGGGAGGTCACTTGTCGTTCCGGGGACGCGATACGGCCTCCTATGGCCTCGCCGTGGTCGGGAATTCCGCAAGTACTTGGTCGGCAACCTTGGCATCCCAACGGCCTCAAGCGGCACCCATTGTGTCATGGCAGTCCCAGGCGCATCCAAACGGCTCGCAGATTCAAGTCAATGGGAATCTCCAGATTAATGTGCAAGAACTGGCTCCCTTTATCGCGCTTCTTGTTCCCATTGGTCCGGAATTGGAGAAGGTCACGGGACATGTGGCGATAGATTGGGCCGGAAACGCGGCGGCCGAAGCGACGTTGAGTTCTTTGTGGGAGGACGAGCACACGCATTTGGACGGCAATATGAGAGTGAATGCCACCTTGCCGGCCTTGAAGGGCGTGGCAAAGGACATCGCCGTGGCCTATGAGGGGACGTTCGGAGGTAATGCGAAACAGGTCGAGTGGGCATTGAGCCCCGGTGTTCTGCTCACGGCCACAATTAACACTCAACCTCGTATCATTCCAGAAGTGGTTCGATTAATTCTCCCCAGCGGTGATCAGCCGGTGCGGATCGAAAATAGGAAACCCGTACAGGGGACCTTATATTGGACGGAAGCGCCTGTACGCATGGTGGCGCAAGGACCATTACATGTGACCTACGGGCGGACACCTGGGCCGCTTGTGGCGCAGTTTGAAACGACCCGCGCCGAAGGTCTCGGAAATGAGCTGGTGTTGGCCGAGGGGGCCTACGATTTGGAGGGTAGCCTCCCGAAAGCAGTCACCGAGTTCCTTTCGGCCAAAGAAGCGATGGGAGGAGTCCGAGGGACGGTGAAACTGGCCCGGACACATGTGCAGGGAGTTCTGTCGCCGACATCCTCGGTGACGGCCAAACAGATCGGACGCGGCACGACGCATATTTCCACCCTGACATTGCATCTATCGGAGCCGCTGACAGTGGAATGCGATCTGACAGCGATTCGTTGCAATGGGGGACCCATGATCGCAACGGTGCGGGCCCCGACAATGAGAATAGGCGGCTGGAACGCTCATGTCGCACAAGGCCTTCTGAGAGTTCAGGAACTCGAGACCGCAGGAACTGCTTGGAGCACCCATGGGACATTGTCGGTGAATGGAGTGAGTCCGGATTCAGGTTCTTGGGGCCCCTCCACGAGTGATTGGGTCGTCAGTTTTACGGCTGGTCAGACCGGCATCAAAGCCGACCTTCGGGTCAATACTCCCGTGCAAGAAGGGCTCATGACAGCCAGAATCGAGCAACCGTTGCAGGCGGCTCAAGGGCTTCTGCATGGCGCCATCGGTCCTCTGACGTTCAATGGGGCCGAGCGGCGACTCAGCAGGATCATGATGGGCCTGCCTCCCTCGATCGATCTCATAGATGGGACCTTTACCGTTCGCTTCGATGCGGCCTGGTCCGGCGGCTTCGGCGACCCGATCAATGGCATGAAATTAACGTCGGCGACGACGAAGGTTGTGGCCGAAAAGCTGTCAGGCTTCTATTATGATCATATTGTAAAGGGCTTTAGCACCGCGATGGAATTGCGCGCGCCGGGACTGGAGTCGGTTGCCACGACCCAGCCGGCTCCCATTTTCGTGACTTCGATACAGAGCGGGGTTGAAGTCACCAACCTCGCAGCCTCGTTCCAGATGAGATGGAAGTTGGCGGAAGAGCGGCCGGTCGTTGACGTGAATGACTTTCAGTGCGAGGTCTTCGGAGGCACTGTCGCAAGTCTGGGACCGGTGGGAAACGTGGCCCGACCTCCCTTTGGGACGACCTTTTCTCTACGGAATCTCGATCTGGCGAAAATTCTCAGTGTGGAGCAGCAAAAAGGGCTCCACGGAACGGGAACGTTGAACGGGACACTTCCTGTGACGATCACCTCCGGTGGCGGGGTCATCATGAAGGACGGAGTGGTCGAGGCACAACCTCCCGGTGGGGTCATAAAATATGTGTCACCACCGGAGTCATCGAGGGTGCTTCCAGAGTCCGACAGCCAACTCCGGCTGGTAGCCCATGCCCTCAATAACTTTCATTACAGCGTGTTGCGCGTGGGGATGAAATACGGTGAGAACGGAATGTTGGATCTGATCGCACGGTTGGAAGGCAGAAATCCGGATCTGAAGACGACACCGCCGATTCACTTCAACCTGACCGTGCAAGAACATATTCCCACGCTCTTGAAAAGCCTTCGTTTGGTGGAAGATATTCAAGGCACAATCGAGAAGAAATACAAACGATTATGA
- a CDS encoding DUF3565 domain-containing protein: MQQPIIGYHQDEYGDWVADLACGHGQHVRHQPPFIDRPWVLTLAGRTHHLGSILNCKKCEEPTAETPRDSEQALP; this comes from the coding sequence ATGCAACAGCCGATCATCGGATATCACCAGGATGAATATGGCGACTGGGTGGCTGATCTGGCATGTGGTCATGGGCAGCACGTACGGCATCAACCTCCGTTTATCGATCGCCCTTGGGTCCTGACCCTGGCCGGGCGCACCCACCATCTAGGCTCTATCCTGAACTGCAAGAAATGTGAGGAACCGACGGCTGAGACCCCCCGAGATTCCGAACAAGCCCTGCCATAG
- a CDS encoding glucosidase: protein MRPVSRPSSQSQLPQGAERKRLDEDAARKRHWKRWGPYLSERAWGTVREDYSPHGTAWEAFPHDHARSRAYRWNEDGLAGISDRHQYICFAIALWNGRDPILKERIFGLTGNEGNHGEDSKEYYFYLDSTPTHSYMKYLYKYQQSEFPYAKLVEENRSRPREALEYELVDTGIFDENRYFDVVVEYAKATAEDLYVRIHITNRGPDQAGVTLLPTLWFRNTWSWGLDARRPRLREGKAVNEMSVIELDHEYYGRRRLWCERQPTLLFTENETNTRRLYGDQEGAQYVKDSFHDYVIEGQKDAVSPEKVGSKAAAHYTFTLSPGATDIVRLRLTNEMDANGFDVTKCDGLFKKRIQEADEFYDELAPPDLSEDARRVQRQAFAGLLWSKQFYHYDLKRWLVGDPGMPDPPHERLRGRNADWTHLYNADVISMPDKWEYPWYAAWDLAFHCIPLALVDSTFAKEQLILMLREWYMHPNGQIPAYEWAFGDVNPPVHAWAAWRVYKIEKKRRGAGDRVFLERVFHKLLLNFTWWVNRKDADGKNIFQGGFLGLDNIGVFDRSAPLPTDGHIEQSDATSWMGMYCLNMLSIALELARDDRAYEDVASKFFEHFVYICRAMNNIGGEKIELWNREDGFFYDVLHLPDGQTLPLKVRSLVGLIPLFAVETLDSELIDRLPRFKHRMQWFIENRPDFSAHVETHSRDGEVRRFLSLVNPVRLKSVLRYMLDEEEFLSPYGIRALSRYHKDHPYVLSIMGRDYRVDYEPAESSTGLFGGNSNWRGPIWFPVNYLLIESLQKFHYFLGDEYKVEYPTRSGRSVSLNEVAAELSRRLTHIFLRDKTGRRPVFGGTKKFQEDPYWRDAILFYEFFHGDNGAGIGASHQTGWTGLVAKLIQQSGE from the coding sequence GTGAGACCAGTCAGCCGGCCTTCTTCTCAATCTCAACTTCCTCAAGGCGCTGAGCGGAAACGGCTCGACGAAGATGCGGCCCGCAAACGGCATTGGAAGAGGTGGGGACCCTATCTGAGTGAGCGCGCGTGGGGAACGGTGCGTGAAGACTATAGTCCTCACGGAACAGCCTGGGAAGCCTTTCCGCATGATCACGCTCGCTCGCGCGCCTATCGCTGGAACGAAGACGGCCTTGCCGGTATTTCTGATCGTCATCAATACATCTGCTTCGCCATCGCTCTCTGGAATGGGCGCGATCCGATTCTGAAGGAACGGATATTCGGTTTGACGGGCAATGAGGGAAATCATGGCGAAGATTCAAAAGAGTACTATTTCTATTTAGATTCAACACCTACACATTCATACATGAAGTATTTGTATAAGTATCAACAGTCTGAGTTTCCATATGCAAAACTAGTCGAGGAGAATCGCAGTCGCCCACGTGAGGCCCTCGAATATGAGCTCGTCGACACAGGAATCTTTGACGAGAATCGTTATTTCGATGTCGTCGTGGAGTATGCAAAGGCGACCGCAGAAGATCTCTATGTTCGTATTCACATCACCAATCGCGGGCCAGATCAGGCAGGGGTGACGCTGTTGCCCACTCTCTGGTTTCGGAATACCTGGTCGTGGGGACTGGATGCGCGCCGACCGAGGTTACGTGAAGGGAAAGCGGTGAACGAGATGAGCGTGATCGAACTGGATCACGAGTATTACGGCCGGCGTCGCCTTTGGTGCGAAAGGCAACCGACGTTGCTGTTTACTGAGAATGAAACGAATACCCGGCGATTGTACGGCGATCAGGAGGGTGCTCAATATGTCAAGGACAGTTTTCACGATTATGTGATAGAGGGCCAGAAGGATGCCGTGAGTCCCGAGAAGGTGGGCTCAAAAGCTGCCGCTCACTATACGTTCACTCTGTCTCCCGGTGCCACGGATATTGTTCGCCTGCGTTTGACCAATGAAATGGACGCAAACGGCTTCGACGTGACGAAGTGTGACGGCCTCTTTAAGAAGCGGATTCAGGAGGCCGACGAGTTCTATGACGAACTGGCCCCGCCTGATCTGTCGGAGGATGCGAGACGGGTGCAGCGACAGGCATTTGCCGGATTATTGTGGAGCAAACAGTTCTACCACTATGACCTGAAGCGTTGGCTTGTCGGCGATCCAGGAATGCCGGATCCTCCTCACGAGCGACTCCGGGGAAGGAATGCCGACTGGACACATCTCTACAACGCCGACGTGATCTCGATGCCGGACAAGTGGGAGTATCCGTGGTATGCCGCTTGGGACTTGGCATTTCATTGTATTCCATTGGCCCTTGTCGATTCGACCTTTGCCAAGGAACAGCTCATCCTCATGTTGAGGGAATGGTACATGCATCCAAACGGGCAGATTCCGGCGTACGAATGGGCGTTCGGAGACGTCAACCCTCCGGTCCATGCCTGGGCTGCCTGGCGTGTCTACAAGATCGAAAAAAAGAGGAGAGGAGCCGGTGATCGCGTTTTTCTCGAACGCGTGTTCCATAAGCTGCTTTTGAATTTTACGTGGTGGGTCAATCGAAAAGATGCCGATGGAAAAAACATCTTTCAAGGCGGGTTTTTGGGCCTGGACAATATCGGTGTGTTCGATCGCAGCGCTCCGCTGCCGACCGACGGGCATATCGAACAGTCGGATGCCACCAGCTGGATGGGGATGTATTGCTTGAACATGCTTTCGATTGCACTGGAGCTGGCGCGTGATGATCGGGCGTACGAAGATGTCGCAAGCAAGTTCTTCGAGCATTTCGTGTACATCTGCAGGGCCATGAACAACATCGGCGGTGAAAAAATCGAGCTCTGGAACAGAGAAGACGGATTTTTTTACGACGTGTTGCATCTGCCGGACGGACAAACCCTTCCGCTCAAGGTCCGCTCGCTCGTCGGGCTGATCCCGCTCTTCGCCGTGGAAACGCTCGACTCTGAGTTGATCGACAGGCTCCCTCGGTTTAAGCACCGCATGCAGTGGTTTATCGAAAACCGTCCGGATTTCAGCGCCCATGTCGAGACCCACTCACGGGATGGAGAAGTCCGGAGGTTTTTGTCCCTCGTCAATCCCGTGCGGCTGAAGTCGGTCCTACGGTACATGCTCGATGAAGAAGAATTTCTCTCGCCCTATGGCATTCGCGCGCTCTCTCGCTACCACAAGGATCATCCCTATGTGCTTTCTATCATGGGCAGAGACTATCGAGTGGACTATGAGCCTGCCGAATCGAGCACCGGGCTCTTCGGAGGCAATTCGAATTGGCGGGGACCTATCTGGTTCCCGGTCAACTACCTGTTGATCGAGTCGCTCCAGAAATTCCACTATTTTCTCGGTGATGAGTACAAAGTCGAATATCCGACACGATCCGGTCGATCGGTTTCCCTGAATGAGGTCGCCGCAGAACTTTCGCGCCGACTCACGCATATCTTTCTTCGAGACAAAACCGGCCGGCGTCCTGTGTTCGGAGGCACCAAGAAGTTTCAGGAGGATCCCTACTGGCGAGACGCGATCCTTTTTTACGAGTTCTTCCATGGCGACAACGGGGCCGGTATCGGCGCCAGCCATCAGACCGGATGGACGGGACTTGTTGCAAAGTTGATTCAACAATCAGGGGAATGA
- a CDS encoding YnbE family lipoprotein — MLSEVVRISGVLVTWGTLLVMMGACTPRVEVTAPEKPITINLNVKIDHEIRVKVDKELDQVLSNESGLF, encoded by the coding sequence ATGCTGAGTGAGGTTGTACGGATAAGCGGTGTGCTCGTGACGTGGGGGACTCTGCTGGTCATGATGGGCGCCTGTACCCCACGGGTCGAAGTGACGGCGCCGGAGAAGCCGATTACGATCAATCTCAACGTGAAAATTGATCATGAGATCCGTGTGAAAGTCGACAAAGAATTGGATCAGGTCTTGTCGAATGAGAGCGGACTATTTTAG
- a CDS encoding right-handed parallel beta-helix repeat-containing protein, producing MRQVLLCSMCFFLVSAGISTAGAENAIPVPRTITVALDGSGDFSSIQEAVDSAGKGDTVLIKAGVYAQDLTVHSKEKLKIAGAGTDQVVLSGRGEMVGVLHVGKWPYGATDIEISDLTINEHGGHALGIFNGNRITLRHLHVKGMVFGQQVQGVRIEDCVIGGSETTGVHFSDSQALLTGNVIHDNDHGVNVTGKSTLRLERNVITKNLFEAVVVSDQAKAVLLNNTLVKNGGGAAFLGTSVNEASGNILSLNKIGFLVAPSSQTKTSYNALFNNEANYMRAGSPNLHAPELKAESDIAADPHFVDAAHDDFRLRPDTTLLDHGGFRYLGALPPLMPPVSKHQ from the coding sequence ATGCGACAGGTTCTACTCTGTTCGATGTGCTTCTTTCTCGTGAGCGCTGGGATCAGTACTGCGGGCGCCGAGAATGCCATACCGGTCCCACGGACGATCACTGTGGCGCTCGACGGCTCCGGAGATTTCTCGTCCATCCAAGAGGCAGTCGACAGCGCCGGGAAAGGCGATACGGTGCTGATCAAGGCCGGTGTCTACGCGCAGGATCTGACCGTCCACAGTAAAGAAAAGCTCAAGATCGCCGGTGCCGGAACGGACCAAGTCGTGTTGTCTGGACGAGGTGAAATGGTCGGCGTGCTGCATGTGGGCAAGTGGCCGTACGGAGCGACGGATATCGAGATCAGCGATCTTACGATCAATGAACATGGAGGGCATGCCCTCGGTATTTTTAATGGAAACCGAATCACGCTCCGTCATCTCCATGTGAAGGGGATGGTGTTCGGCCAGCAGGTGCAAGGCGTTCGTATCGAGGACTGTGTGATCGGCGGGAGTGAAACGACGGGGGTACACTTCTCTGATTCTCAGGCTTTGCTGACCGGCAATGTGATCCATGACAACGACCATGGTGTGAATGTGACAGGAAAGTCCACCCTCCGGCTTGAACGAAACGTCATCACAAAAAATCTGTTTGAAGCTGTGGTGGTGAGCGATCAAGCAAAGGCGGTCTTGCTCAATAACACTCTCGTCAAAAACGGTGGGGGAGCGGCATTCCTCGGCACGTCTGTGAACGAGGCATCGGGGAATATTTTGAGCCTCAACAAGATCGGCTTTCTCGTCGCGCCATCAAGTCAAACCAAGACCTCATATAACGCTCTGTTCAACAATGAGGCGAACTACATGAGGGCCGGATCTCCGAATCTTCACGCGCCGGAGCTGAAAGCCGAGTCGGATATTGCTGCTGACCCACACTTTGTAGATGCGGCGCACGATGACTTTCGCTTAAGGCCGGATACGACTCTTCTTGATCACGGAGGGTTCCGGTATCTTGGAGCGCTCCCTCCTCTTATGCCGCCCGTATCGAAGCATCAATAA
- a CDS encoding methyl-accepting chemotaxis protein — MKTATAAKPASPTVDRRDGFFVHRIQKGYVAWIGLLLFLYSALFFTMAFYGAHIKPMVALYTSDSIEERQVAAEEMLMLSKTVWVAVPVLFFGSVIFSLVVTRRVAGPLYRLDESIQQWAKGNLRWRMQFRSSDRLDGLAATANQALENIEQSFAHIQHQAHTLRAALLKIEQTGSSDVEEARHAIEDIAATVQRFDFGSRRELRTKPR, encoded by the coding sequence ATGAAGACAGCCACCGCCGCAAAACCTGCTTCCCCCACTGTCGACCGTCGAGATGGGTTTTTTGTCCATCGAATTCAAAAGGGTTATGTCGCTTGGATCGGACTGTTGTTGTTCCTCTACTCGGCACTGTTCTTCACGATGGCTTTCTACGGCGCCCATATCAAACCCATGGTGGCGCTGTATACCAGCGATTCGATAGAAGAACGCCAAGTCGCCGCGGAAGAAATGCTGATGCTGAGCAAGACGGTCTGGGTTGCCGTTCCCGTGTTGTTCTTTGGTTCGGTCATTTTCAGTCTCGTGGTGACACGGCGGGTTGCAGGCCCGCTCTATCGGCTCGACGAAAGCATTCAGCAATGGGCAAAGGGAAATCTTCGTTGGAGAATGCAGTTTCGCTCGAGTGACCGATTGGATGGACTGGCTGCGACCGCCAATCAGGCCTTGGAAAATATTGAGCAGTCCTTTGCCCATATTCAGCACCAGGCGCACACGCTGCGAGCGGCATTGCTGAAAATCGAACAGACCGGATCGTCGGATGTTGAAGAGGCGCGTCATGCCATCGAGGACATTGCTGCAACCGTACAGCGATTCGACTTCGGATCGCGTCGCGAGTTACGCACGAAACCCCGATGA
- a CDS encoding prepilin-type N-terminal cleavage/methylation domain-containing protein: MIQRIREDTGFTLIEVMMVLAILSILAALAMISHRHFVEKARSVEAEVALAEIDRLETLYYANHGTYSGDLNAIGFSLSSTLRYYKVTVRLEKGGASFQASAISLSGEKTQPALVLTHSKDGTFLQRTDPVKLAGPSGGATESGGALSADQGTGGAGAGAGSNSAKANCRQGGEATVAADGLLDMNFCFK, encoded by the coding sequence ATGATTCAGCGAATCAGGGAAGACACTGGTTTCACGTTGATTGAAGTGATGATGGTCTTAGCCATCCTCAGCATTCTTGCCGCATTGGCCATGATTTCGCATAGACATTTTGTGGAGAAAGCGCGATCCGTGGAAGCCGAGGTGGCGCTGGCAGAAATCGACCGTCTTGAAACGCTCTACTACGCCAACCATGGAACGTATTCGGGTGATCTCAATGCGATCGGGTTTTCGTTGAGCTCGACTCTCAGGTACTACAAGGTGACGGTTCGCCTAGAGAAGGGAGGGGCATCATTCCAAGCAAGCGCGATCTCCCTTTCCGGAGAAAAGACACAGCCGGCCTTGGTCTTGACGCATAGCAAGGATGGGACCTTTCTGCAGAGGACCGATCCGGTGAAGCTAGCTGGACCAAGTGGAGGCGCAACTGAGTCCGGCGGGGCCCTTTCTGCAGATCAGGGGACGGGCGGGGCGGGTGCTGGGGCAGGAAGTAACTCAGCAAAAGCCAATTGCAGACAAGGGGGCGAGGCTACCGTCGCGGCAGATGGGTTGCTCGATATGAACTTCTGCTTCAAGTAA
- a CDS encoding glycogen debranching enzyme family protein gives MKPSHVVHEANVADDEIRTIVIRKEECQSLDHALSLEWLETNGRGGFASGTVAGANTRRYHALLLTARKPPSDRYVLVNHVEEWVHIDGEEFSLSTNLYPGAVHPQGYVHCTSFTSTPWPTWTFVYHGKKIQREILCLRGHDLVIVRWKLADATKAGGILRVRPMLTGRDYHGLHRENGTLSIEAKLEEGQVYWRPYRDLPGIQAVHSGAYRHVPDWYRRLEFPVERERGLDCEEDWWSPGEFLFELQPGKEHTLTFSSEDIGEFDIAVLTRRERARRARLRKAMPEADPLAVAFQRAAEAFVSVRGDKQTVIAGYPWFTDWGRDTFISLPGLCLVTGRHEIAWQIIESFSPHISEGMVPNRFPDNEEEPEYNTIDASLWFVYAVDRYLAYSQDTPHVRSIAWPAIKQILNGYRRGTRYNIHMDRDGLISGGTAGIQLTWMDAKIGDRVVTPRHGKPVEIQALWIRALDIGARLAAQFGEPDYAMGCRTDRARAVEAFRTRFWYEDGNYLYDTIDGPAGNDGSIRPNQIYAISLCDDLLTKDQARQILHIVKDHLHTPVGLRTLSPTDSRYRGRLEGGVSERDSAYHQGTVWPYLLGPFVTAWVKAFGTGIKARSQARLSLEGLAAHLREVCVGHVSEVFDGDPPHRPRGCPAQAWSIAEPLRAMVEDLGTAITAERVRPTRRKSTITR, from the coding sequence ATGAAACCGTCACACGTCGTTCATGAAGCTAATGTCGCGGATGACGAGATACGGACCATAGTGATCCGCAAAGAAGAGTGCCAAAGTCTCGATCATGCACTCAGCCTTGAATGGCTGGAGACGAACGGTCGTGGCGGGTTCGCTTCAGGGACCGTCGCCGGAGCCAATACACGCCGCTACCATGCGCTCTTGTTGACCGCGCGAAAACCGCCCAGTGATCGGTATGTGCTGGTCAATCATGTCGAGGAATGGGTTCACATCGACGGCGAAGAGTTTTCTCTATCGACTAATCTCTACCCAGGCGCAGTCCATCCTCAGGGATATGTCCACTGCACCTCATTCACATCGACGCCCTGGCCGACATGGACCTTTGTGTATCATGGCAAAAAGATTCAACGCGAGATCTTGTGCCTTCGGGGACACGACCTTGTCATCGTGCGATGGAAGTTGGCAGACGCAACAAAGGCCGGCGGGATTCTTCGCGTCCGGCCCATGTTGACGGGCCGTGACTATCATGGACTGCATCGCGAGAATGGAACGCTTTCGATAGAAGCCAAACTCGAGGAAGGACAGGTGTACTGGCGGCCTTACCGTGACTTGCCGGGCATACAAGCGGTCCATTCAGGTGCCTATCGACATGTCCCCGATTGGTACCGTCGCCTGGAGTTTCCGGTGGAACGGGAGCGAGGGCTTGATTGCGAGGAGGATTGGTGGTCACCAGGAGAGTTTCTATTCGAATTGCAACCGGGAAAGGAACACACACTGACGTTCAGCAGCGAAGACATCGGCGAGTTCGACATCGCCGTCCTCACTCGCCGTGAGCGCGCTCGTCGTGCGCGGTTACGAAAGGCCATGCCGGAAGCTGACCCGCTGGCTGTGGCGTTTCAGCGCGCAGCGGAAGCGTTTGTGTCTGTGCGAGGCGATAAGCAGACCGTGATCGCAGGGTATCCTTGGTTCACGGATTGGGGACGAGATACGTTCATTTCCCTTCCGGGGCTGTGCCTGGTCACAGGACGGCATGAAATTGCTTGGCAGATTATCGAATCGTTTTCTCCTCATATATCGGAAGGGATGGTTCCCAATCGATTTCCTGACAATGAAGAAGAGCCCGAGTACAACACGATCGATGCATCGCTCTGGTTCGTGTACGCCGTCGATCGGTATCTCGCCTACAGTCAGGATACGCCGCATGTCCGATCGATCGCTTGGCCGGCGATCAAACAGATTCTCAATGGGTATCGTCGCGGCACGCGGTATAACATCCATATGGACAGAGACGGGCTCATCAGCGGCGGAACCGCGGGTATCCAACTCACGTGGATGGACGCGAAAATCGGCGATCGGGTGGTCACGCCGCGGCATGGAAAACCGGTCGAAATTCAGGCGTTGTGGATCAGGGCGTTGGACATCGGCGCACGTCTTGCCGCCCAATTTGGAGAGCCGGACTATGCCATGGGTTGTCGGACGGATCGGGCACGAGCGGTCGAGGCGTTCCGAACGAGATTCTGGTACGAGGACGGAAACTATTTGTACGATACGATCGATGGTCCCGCGGGTAATGATGGGTCGATACGCCCCAATCAGATTTATGCGATCTCTCTGTGCGATGATCTTCTGACAAAGGACCAAGCCAGACAAATTCTTCACATCGTCAAAGACCATCTCCACACTCCCGTGGGGCTGAGAACGCTCTCGCCGACGGATAGCCGCTATCGCGGGCGGCTTGAAGGTGGAGTTTCGGAACGCGATAGTGCGTACCACCAGGGAACAGTGTGGCCCTACCTACTCGGGCCCTTTGTGACGGCATGGGTGAAAGCATTCGGTACGGGTATCAAAGCAAGAAGCCAGGCCCGATTGTCGCTCGAAGGTCTGGCGGCTCATTTACGAGAGGTTTGCGTGGGACATGTTTCTGAGGTTTTTGACGGAGATCCTCCCCATCGGCCACGCGGATGTCCGGCGCAAGCTTGGTCGATCGCGGAGCCGCTACGTGCGATGGTCGAGGACCTTGGAACAGCGATCACCGCCGAACGGGTTCGTCCAACGCGACGAAAAAGTACGATCACTCGGTAG